Proteins from a single region of Hydra vulgaris chromosome 12, alternate assembly HydraT2T_AEP:
- the LOC101234712 gene encoding uncharacterized protein LOC101234712 — MDVKLETRSKTRERKRFALRGLEDTSEECRIENYADVKTDNNEEEKYSPLNHSSEKKFFLSKSSNIENQKLKKKTKEEVDETLAEVSISVSKPKDITPNPLFIHNFPEKVPLTVNSVDPILFNALRHALKCPASNSDQCGVNKCTVAKNFLFRGLIHADICEIKCDFLLCKNMKSILQHVRFCKNNNYICKTKQFVLKLCEFHQNTCVNQPCDIELCRDIGVSPVETFNQSSSSYGGQPTCVPVNNSQWSNCALPTFSNPQFSHVMGNLPLYPTEYTLNMQSNDSNIIYPGISTNQMSYNLWSHRESEYRNDMSRLNLNVAHDAFMLREDVYANSNINDNSSRNVEESNYTMAANFADMQEIYFGQSNKRVFSEQPRLEMSEWAKINFMKKEETQKELIVTSGVADEEEIKKQYDIVRPTSIPPIEIYKNWLQTPRPFL; from the exons atggacGTAAAATTAGAAACGAGGTCAAAAACTCGAGAAAGAAAGCGGTTTGCATTGCGTGGACTAGAAGACACATCAGAAGAATGCAGAATAGAAAATTATGCCGATGTGAAGACAGATAACAACGAAGAGGAAAAATATAGTCCTTTAAATCACAGTagtgaaaagaaattttttttatcaaaatctagcaatattgaaaatcaaaagcttaaaaagaaaacaaaagaagaaGTTGATGAAACTCTGGCTGAAGTGTCAATCAGTGTCAGCAAGCCAAAGGATATAACACCAAACCCTTTATTTATTCACAACTTTCCAGAAAAAGTACCCCTAACTGTGAATAGTGTTGATCCAATACTTTTTAACGCTCTTAGACACGCTTTAAAATGCCCTGCTTCTAACTCTGATCAATGTGGTGTAAACAAGTGCACAGTAgcaaaaaatttcctttttagAGGACTGATACATGCCGATATCTGCGAAATTAAATGCGACTTTTTGTTGTGCAAAAATATGAAATCTATTTTACAGCATGTGCgattttgcaaaaataacaattacataTGCAAAACAAAGCAGTTTGTTCTTAAGCTATGCGAGTTTCATCAAAACACTTGTGTTAATCAACCTTGCGATATTGAGCTATGTAGAGATATTGGCGTCTCTCCTGTAGAAACG TTTAATCAAAGCAGTTCTTCATACGGAGGACAACCAACATGTGTACCTGTAAACAATTCTCAGTGGTCTAACTGTGCTTTGCCAACATTTTCAAACCCTCAGTTTTCTCATGTGATGGGAAATCTTCCACTTTACCCAACtgaatatactttaaatatgcAAAGTAATgattcaaatataatttatccGGGCATTTCAACTAATCAAATGAGTTACAACCTTTGGTCGCACAGAGAATCAGAGTATAGAAATGATATGTCTCGTTTAAATCTTAATGTAGCCCATGATGCTTTTATGTTAAGGGAAGACGTTTATGCTAATAGTAATATTAACGATAATAGTTCACGTAACGTCGAGGAATCTAATTATACCATGGCTGCAAACTTTGCGGATATGCAAGAGATTTATTTTGGACAGTCCAATAAACGAGTTTTTAGTGAACAGCCAAGATTGGAAATGTCAGAATGggctaaaataaattttatgaagaaAGAAGAAACGCAAAAAGAATTGATAGTAACATCAGGGGTTGCTGATGAAGAAGAAATTAAGAAACAATACGACATTGTTCGACCAACATCGATTCCCCcaatagaaatatataaaaactggTTACAGACCCCACGACCGTTTCTTTGA
- the LOC100197374 gene encoding all trans-polyprenyl-diphosphate synthase PDSS2 isoform X1, translating to MKYIFRVTRTLNYTTLHKLKQNYSWMPSSYGLKRALTNAERLVGYPPAFNSLKYLVDEEPADILSIAKKLVGSGHPLLSFARDMLSPSRDINLRLGGLWVLLISRAAGESSAMIKEEFVNGIHLKQRILAETCEMINIAFLVHGCIINLDKLQYLETLNTKSLEFGNKLSVLGGDFLLAKASVELAKLSNTYVVELISQAIGDSAEGNVLDDFCAEQICKWSVEEWEVHTFQTRGSLLANSCKSALVLVGHQERHMDAAFEFGRYLSVAVQCAEDVRAFQNSKSILKPTNIIIVLALLQNEKTKIYYNSYIKNMNIASSNELKENIASLCEGIADKAKSLSGNYAKQCIDIIQAFQHKDSIRAIEDILSTYIIIDD from the exons atgaaatatatttttcgaGTTACGAGAACTTTGAATTATACAACGTTACACAAGTTAAAGCAAAATTACTCATGGATGCCGAGTAGTTATGGATTGAAAAGAGCTTTGACTAACGCAGAAAGGTTGGTGGGTTATCCTCCTgcttttaatagtttaaaatatctaGTTGATGAAGAACCCGCTGATATTCTGAGCATTGCAAAGAAGCTTGTTGGGAGCGGTCATCCATTGCTTTCATTTGCCCGTGATATGCTTTCTCCTAGTCGAGATATAAACCTTCGTCTTGGTGGTTTATGGGTGCTACTTATATCTAGAGCTGCCGGTGAAAGTTCTGCAATGATTAAAGAGGAATTTGTTAATGGAATACATCTAAAACAACGGATATTAGCTGAAACATGTGAAATGATTAACATAG caTTCCTTGTACATGGTTGCATCATTAATTTAGATAAGTTGCAGTACCTTGAAACTCTCAATACAAAATCACTAGAATTTGGAAACAAACTCTCCGTTTTAGGAGGAGATTTTTTACTCGCTAAAGCGTCGGTTGAATTAGCTAAACTTTCTAATACCTATGTTGTGGAACTTATCTCGCAGGCAATTGGCGATAGCGCCGAGGGAAATGTGTTAGATGATTTTTGCGCTGAGCAAATCTGCAAGTGGAGTGTAGAAGAGTGGGAAGTGCATACGTTTCAAACAAGAGGAAGCTTGCTTGCAAATAGCTGCAAATCAGCGCTGGTTCTTGTTGGGCACCAAGAGCGG caTATGGATGCAGCTTTTGAGTTTGGAAGGTACTTGTCAGTCGCAGTGCAGTGTGCAGAGGACGTTAGAGCATTTCAAAATAGCAAATCGATACTTAAACCTactaatataataattgttttagctcttcttcaaaatgaaaaaacaaaaatctactACAAtagctatataaaaaatatgaatattgcAAGTAGTAATGagttaaaagaaaacattgcGAGTCTTTGTGAGGGTATTGCAGACAAAGCAAAGTCACTGAGTGGAAACTACGCGAAGCAATGTATTGACATTATTCAAGCATTTCAGCACAAAGATAGCATTAGAGCAATAGAAGATATACTCAGCACATATATTATAATTGACGATTAa
- the LOC100197374 gene encoding all trans-polyprenyl-diphosphate synthase PDSS2 isoform X2: MKYIFRVTRTLNYTTLHKLKQNYSWMPSSYGLKRALTNAERLVGYPPAFNSLKYLVDEEPADILSIAKKLVGSGHPLLSFARDMLSPSRDINLRLGGLWVLLISRAAGESSAMIKEEFVNGIHLKQRILAETCEMINIDKLQYLETLNTKSLEFGNKLSVLGGDFLLAKASVELAKLSNTYVVELISQAIGDSAEGNVLDDFCAEQICKWSVEEWEVHTFQTRGSLLANSCKSALVLVGHQERHMDAAFEFGRYLSVAVQCAEDVRAFQNSKSILKPTNIIIVLALLQNEKTKIYYNSYIKNMNIASSNELKENIASLCEGIADKAKSLSGNYAKQCIDIIQAFQHKDSIRAIEDILSTYIIIDD, translated from the exons atgaaatatatttttcgaGTTACGAGAACTTTGAATTATACAACGTTACACAAGTTAAAGCAAAATTACTCATGGATGCCGAGTAGTTATGGATTGAAAAGAGCTTTGACTAACGCAGAAAGGTTGGTGGGTTATCCTCCTgcttttaatagtttaaaatatctaGTTGATGAAGAACCCGCTGATATTCTGAGCATTGCAAAGAAGCTTGTTGGGAGCGGTCATCCATTGCTTTCATTTGCCCGTGATATGCTTTCTCCTAGTCGAGATATAAACCTTCGTCTTGGTGGTTTATGGGTGCTACTTATATCTAGAGCTGCCGGTGAAAGTTCTGCAATGATTAAAGAGGAATTTGTTAATGGAATACATCTAAAACAACGGATATTAGCTGAAACATGTGAAATGATTAACATAG ATAAGTTGCAGTACCTTGAAACTCTCAATACAAAATCACTAGAATTTGGAAACAAACTCTCCGTTTTAGGAGGAGATTTTTTACTCGCTAAAGCGTCGGTTGAATTAGCTAAACTTTCTAATACCTATGTTGTGGAACTTATCTCGCAGGCAATTGGCGATAGCGCCGAGGGAAATGTGTTAGATGATTTTTGCGCTGAGCAAATCTGCAAGTGGAGTGTAGAAGAGTGGGAAGTGCATACGTTTCAAACAAGAGGAAGCTTGCTTGCAAATAGCTGCAAATCAGCGCTGGTTCTTGTTGGGCACCAAGAGCGG caTATGGATGCAGCTTTTGAGTTTGGAAGGTACTTGTCAGTCGCAGTGCAGTGTGCAGAGGACGTTAGAGCATTTCAAAATAGCAAATCGATACTTAAACCTactaatataataattgttttagctcttcttcaaaatgaaaaaacaaaaatctactACAAtagctatataaaaaatatgaatattgcAAGTAGTAATGagttaaaagaaaacattgcGAGTCTTTGTGAGGGTATTGCAGACAAAGCAAAGTCACTGAGTGGAAACTACGCGAAGCAATGTATTGACATTATTCAAGCATTTCAGCACAAAGATAGCATTAGAGCAATAGAAGATATACTCAGCACATATATTATAATTGACGATTAa